The Arthrobacter sp. D5-1 genome segment TCCTCGGAGTGTCAACCATCGAAGAACTGCGGACGGAAGGCCGGGACTTGATCCGGCACCGCAACGAAGCGTTCGCCCGCACCCAACCCACCCGTATTCACAAGGCCGCCCCCATGGGCCTTGCACAAATGAGGACTCCCTAATGAACAATGTCCCAGCCACCCGGCCAACCAAACGTGGTTTGCCTGCCGTCGTCCTGTCGGCAGCGCTCATGCTGGCGGTAACGGCTTGCAGCCCCACCGGCAACGCCTCGACGTCGGGTCCATCCGGCGGTTCCGCAGCAGGAGGCACGGGCGTGCCTGCGCTGGAAGTCAACCAGGCCGCCGTCGACCTCCTGCCGGAGTCCATCAAGGCGTCCAAGGTGCTGCGCGTGGCCATACCCACCAACGAGCAGCCGACGCAGTTTTACCGTGAAGGCACGCAGGAAATGACCGGAACCAACCCGGACGTGGCCCGTCTCATCGGTGAGGCGCTGGGTGTCAAAGTCGATATCCAGGTGGCCAACTTCGACTCCATCATTCCCGGCCTGGCGGCCAACCGTTACGACATGACCGTGTCCTCCATGACCCCCACGGAGAAGCGCATGGAAGTCCTGGACTTTGTTGACTACATGCAGATTGGCAACGCGATCGCCGTACCCAAGGGCAACCCGGCAGGCATCAAGGATGAAACCGCGCTCTGCGGCAAGAAGGTAGGGCTGCTCACTGGTTCGTACCAGCTGACCGTGAACGTTCCTGACTACGATGCTGCCTGTGCTGCCGCCGGGAAGGACGCAATCCAGAAGAGCGAATTCCAGGACACCCGGCAGGCGATCTCCGCGCTGACCAGCGGACGCCTGGACACGGTGCTGGCCGATTCTCCCATCCTGAACTTCGCTGCCACCCAAAACCCGCAGATCGAGATTGCGCGGACGTACGAGTTCGCTCCTGTAGGGGTGGGCGTGCCCAAGGAGTCCGGCCTGGTGAAATCCGTCTCCGCCGCCCTGGACGCCGTGATCAAGAGTGAGTCCTACATCAAGGTCCTCGGGAAGTACGGGCTGGAGACCAGCGCCATCACCGAAGCCCGCGTCAACTTCGCCCAGTAAGTATTCGCCCAGTCAAAGGTGACAACCATGCAAAAGCAACCCTCAGTTCCTGATACCAAGGAGCCTGTTACAGCGGCTTCGAGTGATTCGATTCCCGTGGTGCCGCTGAAGCATCCGGTCCGTTTGGTCCTGGCAGTGGTCCTCATCCTGGTGGCGCTCAGCGCCGCGTGGGACGTCGCAGTGAACGAACGGTACCGGTGGGACGTGGTGGTGTCCTATCTGTTCGCCCCGCAGATCCTGGCCGGGGCCGGGCTGACCATCCTGCTGACTGTGGTGTCCATGACCGTCGGCATAGCCCTGGGGACGTTGCTTGCCATCATGAGGCTCTCCGACAACCCCATCCTGAGCACCATCAGCCGCGGCTACATCTGGTTCTTCCGGGGCACACCCCTGCTGGTCCAGTTGATCTTTTGGTACAACATAGCGGCCCTCTACCCAGTCATTGCCTTCGGGCTTCCGTTCGGTGGACCGTCCATGGTTTTGGGTTCCGCGAACGTCCTGATTTCCCCGTTGGGGGCAGCCCTGCTGGGGTTGTCCTTGAATGAGGCCGCTTACATGGCGGAGATCATCCGCGGCGGAATCGGTTCCGTGGACAAGGGCCAGTACGACGCCGCCCGCGCTTTGGGGATGAGCGGCGGGAAGCTCATGAACCGGGTGATCCTCCCGCAGGCCATGAGGGTGGTGCTGCCGCCCACCGGCAACCAGGTCATCTCCATGCTGAAGGGCACGTCCCTGGTGAGCGTCCTGGCGATCTCGGACCTGCTCTACTCGGCGCAGATCATCTATGCGAACAACTACCAGACCATTCCGCTGCTGATTGTTGCCAGCGTCTGGTACCTGCTCATGACCACCGTCCTGAGCTTCTTCCAAAACAAACTCGAACGCAGGTACGGCCGCGGTTTCGATTCGGCACCGCGACGGACCCGCAAGCCCAAGACAAGGACAGCATGATGACTACCGCCATGGTGGAAGCCCGGGGAGTCCGGAAGAACTTCGGTGTTATCGAAATCCTGAAAGGGATTGACCTCAGGGTTGAAAAGGGATCCGTGACCTGCCTGATTGGCCCGTCCGGTTCCGGCAAGACCACGTTCCTGCGGTGCATCAACCACCTTGAAAAAGTTGATGCCGGCAGGCTCTACGTCGACGAGCACCTGGTGGGCTACACCGAGCGCAACGGGAAGCTTTACGAGATGAAGGAACGCCAAACCGCCCGCTCACGGCTCAACGCAGGCATGGTGTTCCAGCGGTTCAACCTCTTCCCACATATGACCGTGCTGGAGAACATCATCGAAGCGCCGGTGCACGTTCTGGGGCGGCCCCGCCGTGAGGTGGTGGTGGAAGCGCAGGCCCTGTTGGACCGTGTTGGCCTGGGCACCCGCGGAGACTCCTATCCGCAGGAGCTCTCCGGCGGGCAGCAGCAGCGGATCGCGATTGCCAGGGCGCTGGCCATGAAGCCCAAACTGATGCTCTTCGACGAGCCCACATCCGCTCTTGACCCCGAACTGGTGGGCGAAGTCCTGGACGTCATGAAGTCCCTGGCCGAGGCCGGGATGACCATGGTGGTGGTCACGCACGAGCTTGGGTTCGCCCGACAGGTAGCCGATCAAGTGGTTTTCATGGACGGTGGCGTGGTGGTGGAAATCGGCCCGCCCGAGCAAGTGTTGGGCAGCCCCCGGCATGAACGGACCAGGGCATTCCTCTCCAAGGTTTTGTAAGCAGCAGGGTTCCTTCAGCACCACGAAAGGCATCACCATCA includes the following:
- a CDS encoding ABC transporter substrate-binding protein, with the protein product MNNVPATRPTKRGLPAVVLSAALMLAVTACSPTGNASTSGPSGGSAAGGTGVPALEVNQAAVDLLPESIKASKVLRVAIPTNEQPTQFYREGTQEMTGTNPDVARLIGEALGVKVDIQVANFDSIIPGLAANRYDMTVSSMTPTEKRMEVLDFVDYMQIGNAIAVPKGNPAGIKDETALCGKKVGLLTGSYQLTVNVPDYDAACAAAGKDAIQKSEFQDTRQAISALTSGRLDTVLADSPILNFAATQNPQIEIARTYEFAPVGVGVPKESGLVKSVSAALDAVIKSESYIKVLGKYGLETSAITEARVNFAQ
- a CDS encoding amino acid ABC transporter permease, whose translation is MQKQPSVPDTKEPVTAASSDSIPVVPLKHPVRLVLAVVLILVALSAAWDVAVNERYRWDVVVSYLFAPQILAGAGLTILLTVVSMTVGIALGTLLAIMRLSDNPILSTISRGYIWFFRGTPLLVQLIFWYNIAALYPVIAFGLPFGGPSMVLGSANVLISPLGAALLGLSLNEAAYMAEIIRGGIGSVDKGQYDAARALGMSGGKLMNRVILPQAMRVVLPPTGNQVISMLKGTSLVSVLAISDLLYSAQIIYANNYQTIPLLIVASVWYLLMTTVLSFFQNKLERRYGRGFDSAPRRTRKPKTRTA
- a CDS encoding amino acid ABC transporter ATP-binding protein, whose translation is MTTAMVEARGVRKNFGVIEILKGIDLRVEKGSVTCLIGPSGSGKTTFLRCINHLEKVDAGRLYVDEHLVGYTERNGKLYEMKERQTARSRLNAGMVFQRFNLFPHMTVLENIIEAPVHVLGRPRREVVVEAQALLDRVGLGTRGDSYPQELSGGQQQRIAIARALAMKPKLMLFDEPTSALDPELVGEVLDVMKSLAEAGMTMVVVTHELGFARQVADQVVFMDGGVVVEIGPPEQVLGSPRHERTRAFLSKVL